Proteins from a single region of Sphingomonas morindae:
- a CDS encoding ATP-binding protein, which translates to MSAEEEAITQARLAVGQVFTPGSPVNERDLFSGRIEQFNFVLDAVTQRGYHAVMYGERGVGKTSLANVITSALDRSGKWIISRVTCDVSDDYASLWRKALQDVVLTRSRPGVGFNAEDTTENGRLVDQLPLELSPDNIRRTLIEMSSASPILIVFDEFDRISSDRTTTLMADTIKSLSDVGVAATVLLIGVADSVAELIEGHASIERVLVQIPMPRMSKDEILDIILKGISRLGMKIDQSACDEVASLSQGLPYIAHLLSLNSVRAALHLDSLLVKSDHVASGMQRALDQWQQSIKVSYYEASKSQQPGHIFKEVLLACALAEVDELGFFTAAAVRAPLRAITKKNYDIPNFARHLKELSEAGRGELLQRVGETRRIRYRFTSPIMRPYVVIRAVAENLIGKAALKQIQKTTTA; encoded by the coding sequence ATGAGCGCTGAGGAAGAGGCAATCACGCAGGCGCGTTTAGCGGTTGGTCAGGTTTTTACCCCCGGATCGCCCGTTAACGAGCGAGATCTATTTTCTGGTCGGATCGAGCAGTTCAACTTCGTGTTGGATGCAGTGACGCAGCGTGGATACCACGCGGTGATGTATGGCGAACGCGGGGTTGGGAAAACATCCCTTGCCAACGTGATAACAAGTGCGCTTGATCGCAGCGGCAAGTGGATAATCTCTCGCGTGACTTGCGACGTGTCAGACGATTACGCCTCTCTATGGCGTAAAGCTTTGCAAGATGTGGTCCTAACTAGGAGTAGGCCGGGTGTTGGCTTTAACGCTGAAGATACGACCGAGAATGGAAGATTAGTCGATCAGCTCCCTTTGGAGCTGTCTCCTGACAACATTCGACGTACGCTCATAGAGATGTCTTCCGCCAGCCCTATTCTCATCGTTTTCGACGAATTTGATAGAATAAGTTCAGATCGGACAACGACACTTATGGCAGACACCATAAAGTCTCTGTCCGACGTTGGTGTGGCGGCGACCGTTCTTCTTATTGGGGTTGCTGATTCCGTTGCGGAGTTGATCGAAGGGCATGCCTCAATAGAAAGAGTGCTTGTTCAAATTCCGATGCCTCGGATGTCAAAAGATGAGATTCTCGACATCATTTTAAAAGGCATAAGTCGATTGGGCATGAAGATTGATCAATCTGCCTGCGATGAGGTAGCCTCATTGTCCCAGGGGTTGCCATATATTGCGCATCTTCTCAGCCTGAATAGCGTGCGAGCAGCATTGCACCTTGATTCCCTGTTAGTTAAATCTGATCATGTAGCAAGTGGTATGCAGAGAGCGCTGGATCAATGGCAGCAATCAATCAAGGTATCCTACTACGAGGCTAGCAAGAGCCAGCAACCCGGCCATATATTTAAGGAAGTCCTTCTTGCCTGCGCCCTCGCTGAAGTTGATGAGCTTGGCTTTTTTACGGCGGCAGCTGTGCGGGCTCCTCTCAGGGCTATAACTAAGAAGAACTACGACATACCAAACTTTGCTCGGCACCTGAAAGAGCTGAGCGAGGCTGGCCGAGGGGAGCTATTGCAGCGGGTGGGCGAAACGAGAAGGATTCGCTACCGTTTTACTAGCCCGATCATGCGTCCGTATGTCGTTATCAGGGCTGTCGCTGAAAACTTGATTGGCAAAGCTGCTCTGAAGCAGATTCAGAAAACGACAACCGCGTAA
- a CDS encoding NYN domain-containing protein, producing MSEQVCQVPPRPRAAVYVDGFNLYHPIHDLGPAENHLKWSSLWTLGKMLAEQVKADLVKVVFCTAVPKHLPDSRDRHNTFNRAQRSQGVVILKGHHVPDDGGYSEKQSDINVALSLILDGLDNVYDIAIVLSADSDQVATGHAFRRRLAPSGKQMFCAVPLGRSMPIGFSELGVKKLVVTKAMLETCVMPEQVVGADGSIRRPAAYDPPVGWVHPNDRPKQKPPKPPKAWGKAVRTST from the coding sequence GTGAGCGAGCAAGTTTGTCAAGTGCCACCGCGCCCTCGTGCCGCGGTCTATGTCGACGGCTTCAACCTCTATCATCCGATTCACGACCTCGGGCCGGCTGAAAATCACCTCAAATGGTCAAGCCTCTGGACGTTGGGCAAAATGCTTGCCGAGCAAGTTAAGGCGGACCTAGTCAAAGTCGTGTTTTGCACTGCGGTTCCAAAGCATCTACCAGACAGTCGTGATCGTCATAATACCTTTAACAGGGCCCAGCGTTCTCAGGGCGTTGTCATATTAAAGGGTCACCATGTTCCTGATGATGGTGGCTATTCCGAGAAGCAGTCCGACATCAACGTCGCTCTGTCATTGATATTGGATGGTCTGGACAACGTCTATGATATAGCGATTGTCCTTTCTGCTGACTCGGATCAGGTGGCAACGGGCCACGCCTTCAGGAGGCGCCTCGCTCCCAGCGGAAAGCAGATGTTCTGCGCGGTGCCCTTGGGGCGATCGATGCCGATCGGCTTTTCGGAGCTTGGTGTGAAAAAGCTTGTCGTTACCAAGGCCATGCTTGAGACGTGCGTTATGCCGGAGCAAGTCGTTGGCGCAGACGGTTCCATCCGGCGACCGGCAGCCTACGATCCTCCGGTTGGTTGGGTTCATCCGAATGATAGGCCGAAGCAGAAGCCGCCGAAGCCACCCAAGGCCTGGGGTAAGGCAGTGCGCACTTCAACCTGA
- a CDS encoding enoyl-CoA hydratase-related protein produces MMAVAVERPAPGVLELRLARPEKKNALTGAMYRHLCDGLREAAADPQVAVVLIRAEGEDFCAGNDIGDFLQADGAQAALGFVRALALFDKPLVAAVQGRAVGIGTTMLLHCDLIYAAPDARFSTPFVTLGLVPEAAASLLLPARIGATRASAMLLLGEPLAAEAAAGAGLVSALVPGDALAETARAKAAALAALPRAAVVESRRLMRGDRAAIEARIEEEARCFRAALSGPDAREAFAAFIEKRPPRFGGAA; encoded by the coding sequence ATGATGGCAGTTGCGGTGGAGCGGCCCGCGCCGGGCGTGTTGGAATTGCGCCTGGCCCGGCCCGAGAAGAAGAATGCGCTGACCGGCGCCATGTATCGCCATTTGTGCGACGGGCTGCGCGAGGCGGCCGCGGATCCGCAGGTGGCGGTGGTGCTGATCCGCGCCGAGGGCGAGGATTTCTGCGCCGGCAACGATATCGGCGATTTCCTCCAGGCGGATGGCGCGCAGGCGGCGCTCGGCTTCGTGCGCGCGCTGGCGCTGTTCGACAAGCCGCTGGTGGCGGCGGTGCAGGGCCGGGCGGTGGGCATCGGCACGACCATGCTGCTCCATTGCGACCTGATCTATGCCGCGCCCGACGCGCGCTTCTCGACGCCCTTCGTGACGCTCGGCCTGGTCCCCGAGGCCGCTGCCAGCCTGTTGCTGCCGGCGCGGATCGGCGCGACGCGGGCGAGCGCGATGCTGCTGCTGGGCGAGCCGCTCGCGGCCGAGGCCGCCGCCGGCGCCGGGCTGGTCTCGGCGCTGGTCCCGGGCGATGCGCTCGCCGAGACGGCACGCGCCAAGGCGGCCGCGCTGGCGGCGCTGCCGCGCGCGGCGGTGGTGGAGAGCCGGCGGCTGATGCGGGGCGATCGCGCAGCGATCGAGGCGCGGATCGAGGAGGAGGCGCGCTGCTTCCGGGCGGCGCTGTCCGGCCCCGACGCGCGCGAGGCCTTCGCCGCCTTTATCGAGAAGCGGCCGCCGCGCTTTGGCGGCGCCGCGTAA